From the genome of Desulfuromonadales bacterium, one region includes:
- a CDS encoding DUF2007 domain-containing protein — translation MARFYDPTDARDLARVVAILKAGGIEYFLSREPVAGIGPLQVHVAEEDLPRAEELLLQQTRH, via the coding sequence ATGGCACGTTTCTATGACCCTACGGACGCAAGGGATTTGGCCCGCGTCGTGGCTATTCTGAAAGCAGGCGGTATCGAGTATTTTCTGAGCCGCGAACCGGTCGCCGGGATCGGGCCCTTGCAGGTGCACGTTGCCGAAGAGGACCTGCCGCGCGCTGAGGAGTTGCTGTTGCAGCAGACGCGGCATTGA